Within Campylobacter jejuni, the genomic segment CCAGTATGTGCTGGACTTGGCGGTGGAAGTAGCGATTGTGCGAGTTTTTTACTGCTAATGAATGAAACCCTAAATTTAAAATTAAACCTACAAGAACTTATAAATTTAAGCATGCAACTAGGAAGTGATATTGCTTTTTTTTTAAGTGGCTTTCACTCTGCTAATGTAAGTGGCTGTGGTGAAATTATAAAAGAATTTGAAGATGACATACCTAATTTAAAATGGACTTTTCCACAAATATTTTGCCAAACTAAAGCTGTTTATGATGAATTTGATAGAGAAATATTTGACTTTCAAAAAAACAATAATCAAGCGCAAATCTACAAAAAACTCAGCACAAAAGAGTTGTTACAAAACTTTAAAAACAAAGAATTAAATGATTTATTTACTCCTTGTGCAACTTTATATCCTAAAATGAAGTCTTACTTGCAAGAAGATTTTTTTCTAAGCGGTAGCGGTAGTAGTGTTTTTAAGGTTGATCAATGAAAATTATTGCGAGAAATAAAAAAGCTTTATTTGATTATAGCATCATAGAACGCTTTGAAGCCGGAATTGTCCTTAAAGGAAGTGAAGTTGTAGCCTTAAGAGCAGGAAGAGCAAATCTTAAAGACTCTTTTGTTCGCATTATAAAAAATGAGATTTTTTTACTTAATTCTCATATTTCATTGCTTCATACTACACATTCTTTCTATAAACACGAAGAAAGAGGTGCTAGAAAGCTTTTAATGCATAGAAAGCAAATTGATAAATTATTAGGTAAAGTAAGTATAGAAGGATATACTATCGTTGCATTAGATCTTTATTTTAACACAAAAAATAAAGTAAAAGCTACCCTTGCTTTAGCTAAAGGGAAAAATTTGCACGACAAGCGTGAAACTTTAAAGAAAAAGCAAGCCGATTTAGAAGCTAAAGCTGCTATGAAAAATTACAAATAAAGGAAAATAAATGAAAAAAATTTTAGCCCTAATTTTAATAAGTTTAGCATTTTTTCTTAATGCTTGCTCCAAGGAAGAAGAAATTCAAAATGATTTTATGTTTGAAGAGTATCACAAAGGAGATAAAATAGTCTTAAATAGTGTAAATGGTGGAAGCAAAACTTTAATAAGAACAGATAAAGGTTTTGTGGTAGAAGGAGAGGAAGGAAAAGTTCTAATGTTTGATTTTTTTGGCACTTTTTGCACCCCATGTAAAGAAGAAGCTTTAGATCTTAGCAAACTTTGGAAAAATAATTCTAGCAAATTTATCATTATAGGACTTACACATTTTGAAGATGTTAGCGATGAAACAGTTAAAAAATTCGCGGATGATTATGGTGCTTACTATTTTCTAAGCAATGGCAGCTCTAATGATCGTATTATTGCTCAAATTTTAAAAGATATAGACTATCAAAATATGGAGCAACTTCCTTTTAAAGTTGTTTTAAAAAATGGAATTTATCAAAAAATAAGCGATTACTGGAATAATAATACTCCAACAAATTTTTATCTTGGTAAAATTCCAACAGAACTCATGCAAGAAGATTTAAATAAAATCTACAAAGGAAAATAATGCCAAAAACCCAAACTCTAGAGCAAACAAAACTTAGTGAACCAAAAATGTATAAAGTTATACTCTTAAATGATGATGTAACAACCATGGATTTTGTTATAGAAATTTTGATGAATATTTTTCATCAAAACCTTGAGAAAGCAAGTCAAACAATGTTAGAAATTCACCACAATGGTTCTGGAATTTGTGGCATTTACACCCAGGAAATAGCTCTTTCAAAACAAAAAAAAGTTATAGATTCGGCTAAACTTGCCAATTTTCCGCTACAAGCAAAGGTAGAAGAAGAATGAAATACCAAGAAAATTTACAAAAATATCTTGATAATGCCAAAAATCTAAGCTTAATAAACCACCATGAATTTGTTACCTGTGAGCATGTACTGTTTGCATTACTAAAACTAAGCACTGATTTTAAGGATATATTTGAAGAATTTTCAGATGGAGATCTTGAACTTCTAGAAACTGAATTAAAAAATTACATTTCTCAAAACAATCAAGTTATTAAACAAGAAATAGAACCTACAATATCTGTTGTTTTAGATGAAATCTTACTTTCATCTAAAAATAAAAATAATGAAATTAAAATTATAGATTTTTTAGAAAAGCTCATACACGATTCAAGAAGTTATTCTAGCTATCTCTTAAAAAAACACAACATAAATCTTAACAAAATTCAAGAACTTCAAAATCATGAAAATATACAAAATTTAAGCAACCACACAAGTGATTTAACACTTTTAGCTCAAAATGGCACGATTGATCCTTTAATAGGAAGAAAATTTGAACTTGAAAGAATGATGCAAATTCTTTCACGTCGCAAGAAAAATAATCCTATTTTAGTAGGAGAAGCAGGAGTTGGCAAAACGGCCATTGTGGAAGGATTAGCATTGGCTATTGCGAAAAAAAAGGTGCCTAAAAACTTACAAAATGCAAAAATTTTTAGCCTTGATATGGCTAGTATACTTGCGGGAACAAAATACCGTGGAGATTTTGAGAAAAGAATTAAAGAAATTTTAAATGAACTTGAGAAAATACCTAATGCTATTTTATTTATTGATGAAATTCACACTATAGTAGGAGCTGGAAGTACAGGAGAATCTCATACTGATTTTTCCAATCTTTTAAAACCAGCTCTAAGTAATGGAACTTTAAAATGCATAGGTGCAACAACTTTTATGGAATATAAAAATACTTTTGATAAAAATAAACCCCTAAGTCGCCGTTTTGCTAAAATAAATGTAGATGAACCAAGCCAAGAAGAAAGCTTGCAAATTCTGAAAGGATTAAAAAACAAATATGAAGAATTTCATCATATAAAATTAAACGATGAAATTCTTCAATATGCTGTAATTTGGGGTAAAAAATTTTTTAATGATAAATTTTTACCTGATTGTGCTATAGATCTGATCGATGAACTTGGGGCTTCTTTTGCTTTAAATCCAAAAGCTAAAAAAAATGCCAATTTAAAAGATTTAGAAAATGTTTTAGTAAAAATGACCCACCATCATAAAATGTTTGAATTCGATCAAAACAAAGCTTTAATGAATTTAAAAACAAATTTAAAAGCAAAAATTTTTGGCCAAGATGAAGTTATAGATAGCCTTGTTTCATCACTTAAGCAAAGTTTCGCAGGATTTAAAAATTCCAATACACCACGCGGAGTGTTTTTGTTTACTGGATCAAGTGGAGTTGGAAAAACAGAACTTTGCAAATCTTTAGCTGAATTTTTAGGTTTAAATTTAGAACGCTTTGATATGAGTGAATATGCAGAAAAACATGCTATAAGTAAACTAATAGGATCTCCAGCTGGATATATAGGTTTTGAAGAGGGTGGACTTTTAAGCAATGCTATTCGCAAAAATCCTTTCAGTCTTGTTCTTTTTGACGAAATAGAAAAGGCTCATCCTGATTTAAGCAATACCTTTTTACAGATTTTTGACAATGCTGAACTCACCGACAATAGCGGTCTTAAAGTAGATTTTAAAAATACAATCATTATTATGACATCTAATCTAGGACTTAAAGAAAGCAATGAGCTTGGTTTTTTAAGTAAAAATGAAGAAAAAAGTAATCGTGCTATCAAAGACTTTTTTGCTCCAGAATTTATTAATCGTATTGATAAAATTTTACATTTTAATGATTTAAACGATGCTATACTTGTTAAAATTATCGAAAAAGAACTTGATGAAATTTCTAAAAATTTAAATAATATAAAGTTATCAGTGGATGATAAAGCTAAAATTTATTTAGCTAAAAAAGCCTATAATAAAGAATTTGGAGTAAGGCTTTTAAAACGCATAATCTCTGAGGAGATAGGAGAAAAAATCAGTGATGAAATTTTATTCGGAAAGCTTAAAAAAGGCGGTATAGCTAAAATCAAACTTGGTAAAAATGGAAAGCTCGAATTTATATTCTAAATTACTCAATGCACCTAAAAATGCTCCTGTATTTTTAAGTCAAAATTTAGAAGCTGATTTTATTGTAAAAGCTTATACTTTTGGTCTATTCCCATGGACAAGTAAACCTGTAACTTGGTGGTGTCCAGATCCTAGATGCATTTTAATTCCAAATCAAATTCACATCCAAAAAAATATGAAAAAATTTATTAATCTCTATCAAATTAAACTTGATTATGATTTTTTAAAATTAATTACATTATGTCGCGATACACGCTCTCAAAGCTGGATAGATGATGAATTTATTACCACTTATTATAAGTTATTTACCCAAGGCTATGCACATAGCCTTGAACTTTATGAAAATAATGAACTTATAGGTGGAATTTATGGTTTAATTTTAGGCAAGGTTTTCTTTGGTGAAAGCATGGTAAGCATTAAAAAAAATGCATCTAAAATTGCTATGATTAAACTTTGTGATTTATTAAAACCTTATGATTTTATCATAGATTGTCAAGTTTATAACCAACATTTAGAATTTATGGGCGCTCATAATATTTCTAGGAAAGAATTTTTAAATATTTTAAAAGAAAAATGCAACCAAGAAAGTGGTTTTAAAAATTTTAAAGATTTAATTACTTAAAAAATAAGCGTGAAAATCACGCTTATGACATCGCTTTAGCAACTTCAGCAGAGCTTTCACGAATTTTCTCCATACACTCTCTTGCTTCTTTTGCAAGTTCAACACTCTGATTAACATCCTCTAAACCGCTTTTAATACTCTCAACCACTTGTGATGTAACATTACGAATAGAATTAATCGTAGTGGTAATTTCATTAACCGAATGCCCTGTTCTTTCAGCTAAATTTCTTACTTCATCAGCAACAACAGCAAAGCCTCTACCATGTTCACCAGCACGTGCTGCCTCAATAGCAGCATTTAAAGCAAGCAGATTAGTTTGATCAGCGATATCACTAATAGTCTGAATAATAGATTTAATTTCATCTGATTGTTGATTTAATGAGGAAACAAGATTTGAACTTTGAGACATCATATCAGCAATATTCTGAACATTTGAAACAGTGTTTTCAATTACACGATCTCCATCTTGAGTAAGATTATCATTTTTTTCTGCAAGTTCGCTTATGAGGCAAAGTTTTTCTTGATCTTTTTTAACTTGTTCGCTTATATCTGTAGCAAATTTAATAACCTTGTAAATTTTTCCATCATCATTTTTAACCGGATTATAACTTGCTTCAAGGTATACTTTTTTATTATTTCTTCCGTATCTTATATATTTACCTGATTGAAATTTGCCCTCTCTTAAATCTTCCCAAAATTGAACATAGTCCTTAGAGTGTCTATAATTAGAATCACAGAACATGCTATGATGCTTTCCTTTAATCTCATCAATATTAAAATCCATAGTTCTTAAAAAATTTTCATTAGCCGTAATAATAGTCCCATCAGGTTTAAATTCAATAATAGCCATAGAACGATTAGCAGCAGCAATAGTATTTCTAAGATCAAGCATTTCATAATGTCTTTGAGTTATATCATTGGCAAATTTAATAATTTTATAAACATAACCATTATTATCACTAATTGGGAGATAATTTGCTTCTAAATAAACATCTATCCCTCCCTTAGCTATACGTCTAAAAAGACCACTTCTAGCTTTTCCATCTCTTAAATCTTTCCAAAAATCATTATATGCTGAAGAATTAACAACTTCAGGCAAACAAAACATACTATGATGCTTACCCTTGATCTCTGAAAGGGAGTATTTCATAGTTGTTAAAAAATTTTGATTTGCCTCTAAAATAACGCCATCGGTGGTAAATTCAATTACCGCCATAGTATTCCCAATAGATCTTAAAATATCTTCTAAACCATTACACTTTTTTTCAAGTTGTTCAATTATTTCAGTATTATTTTTCTTAGCACCAAACATAAAACTCACCTTTTTAATAATAAATTATTTTAAAATTATATCATAGTTTATATAGTATTATTTACTTAAAATTATATTAATTTATAAGTTAAATATATCCTTTAAACCTATAATAATCATCTTAAACCCCATAGCAGCAATAAATACTTGTGCTATACGAGAAAAAACATGTAAAATCAGTTTTCCAACTATTTTTTCTATAGTAGCTGCAAAATGAAAAAGTATAAACATAAAAATAAAAGCTATCATCACCCCACCAAGAGCAACATCAAGCCCACCATCTTCGGCTATAACGATAACACTAGCTAAAGTTCCAGGCCCAACAAGCATAGGAAATGCCATAGGTATTAAACTCTGTCTTAAAATTTCCTTATCATCCATATCCTGATAAGAACTAAAATCCTTAGTTGCAATTTTTGTTGAAAAAAGTAAATTTTTAATAGCCATTATAATAAGAACCAAACCACCAGAAACCCTTAAATCATCTAATGACACCCTAAAAATATAGTTCATAAACAAAGGTCCTGATAATAAAAATACCAAAACTATAGTAAAAGCTGTATAGAGAATAGTTCTAAAAAGTTTTTTTCGAAGCATTAAAGGCAATCCATCACTCATAGCCAAAAATTGAGTTAAATTACCAAAAGGATTTAATATGGCAAGCAAAGTAATTGCAGCAAAAAACATCAAATAAAGCTCAGAACCCATACTAAAAAACACTATCAATCCTTAGTTTTTACAAATTCCAAAGAAATAGAATTTACACAATGTCTTACATTTTTAGCAGAAAATCCTTCTCCTTCAAAAACATGACCTAAATGTCCATTGCAGTTTGCACATACAATCTCGGTTCTAATCCCATCTTTATCAGGAATTCTTTTAATAGCCCCTTTTATTTCATCATCAAAGCTAGGCCATCCGCAACCTGATTTAAATTTATCTTCGGATTTATAAAGCGAAGCTCCACATTGCTTGCATTGATAGATTCCTTTTTCATAAAAATCATTATATTTCCCACTAAAAGGAGCTTCTGTTCCTTTATTTAAAATTACTTTTTTTTCTTCTTCATTTAATTCTTTCATGATCTGCCCTTGTAAAATAATTTTTATATTATATAATTAAAATTTCAATTTTAAATGATAAATTTTTATAATTTTCAAGAAAGTTTTAAATGCAAAAAGAATTTTTTCAAGAACTTCAAGATATTTTATATGAAAAAAATATAACTATAAAATTTCACTCTTTTCAAAATTTTTATGAAGACTTTAAAAGCCACAAATTTATTTTTAATCACGAGCATCAAAGCATTTTCAAAAAAAATACATCGCAACAAATTACCTTGCTTCATCCTACGCGTATAAGAAGGCCTAAATTTCTCAATTCAACTCATGCGCTTGCTAAAATAATTCATTCAGTCGCTCATATAGAATTTAATGCAATTAACCTGGCTTTAGATGCGAGTTATCGCTTTAAAAATCTACCTTTGCAATTTTATTACGATTGGCTGGAGGTGGCAGATGAGGAAATTAAACATTTCAAACTTTTAAATTCAGCACTTGAAGAACTTGGTTACAAATATGGAGATTTTCCAGTGCATGATAATTTAGAATCTGCTCTAGAAGCTACAAAAGACTCTTTAAGCTTTAGAATGGGAATAGTTCATAGAGGTTTAGAAGCTAAAGGGCTTGATGCCAACCCCTTTGTTGTTCAAAAACTTCAAAGTTCCAATCATTCCATTAAAAATCTTTTAATGGAATATCTTGAAATTATACTTAATGATGAAATAAAACACGTTAAAAAAGGAGATACTTGGTGGAAATTTGCAAACCAAAACAAGTATAATTTTATCGAGCTTTGCAAAACATTTAAACAATTCTCTCTTGCAGGAAAAAAACTTAACATTCAAGCAAGAATCAAAGCTGGCTTCACTCAAGAAGAATGCGAAGTCATTGAAAAATTTTACTCTTGATTTCTTGTCTTAAATTTTGAAACGATAATAGTATATAAAACTCGAATAATTCCATAAAGCACATACAAGCTTGCTAAAATTACTAAACTTTCAAGAGGGTAAAGATATAAAAATGAAAATATTATAATTAAAATAATCAAAACTTTTAAAACACTAGAACGATTAAAATCAAGCTTTTTAAAGCTAGGATAGCGTATATTACTTACCATTAAAAGCCCTAAAATTGCTTGAAGCACCAAAAAAACTACACCATAAGGCTTTAAAAAATCATAACTGATAAATGCATAAGTCCATATAGCACTCACAACTGCTGCAGTAGGTATAGGAAGACCTATAAAAACGGAGGGTTCATAAGTGCCTGTGGTGACATTAAATCTCGCCAAACGAATAGCTCCAAAAACCACAAAAAAAGCTGTAATCAAAGATCCAAGCTTTCCAAAATCATAACCTATAGCCATATAAAAAAGAACCGCTGGAGCAACTCCAAAAGCTACTAGATCAGCTAAAGAATCAAATTCTACTCCAAATTTTGAAGTAGAATTTGTAAGTCTTGCAACGCGGCCATCAAGCCCATCGCAAATCAAAGATAAAATAATATAAATCAAAGCTGTATAATAATTTCCATGTATTGAAGCTATAATAGAAATAACCCCTAAAAAAGCTGAAGCAGCTGTAAAAAGATTGGGTAAAATATAAATTAGTTGCGGTCTGTTATTCATTATTTTTCCTTACGCAAAATAGCCTAGCAATGAGCCTGCTTTAATTTCATCATTTAAGCCTATATGAATTCTAGTATCTTTTGGTAAAAGTAAACTTATGGAGCCATTGATTAAAAAACCCATTCTATCTCCTGCTTTTAAATCATGAGAAATATTATCAAGCTTTAATTTTCTATCAAAAGAACCTGCATAGATTCGCAAGGCTATCGTTTTATTCTCTTTAACTTTTGCCAAAATAAAAGCTCTTTCATTCATCATTTTTGCAGATTTTAATTCACTGCACAAAAAAAGCCCATGTCGTAAACGAATATCTATTATAGACATTGCAAAAGGTGTATTAAAATTCCCAGCATCATAAAGAGCATTTTTAATAGTAATTTCAACACATTCACCCAAATCTTTATGATGAATATTTTCTATTTTAGTAACCCTACCATCCATAGGTGCAAAAATAGCTTTTTCATCACTACAAACAAGTTCTCTTTTGGGCGCTCTAAAAAGAAAAATACAAATTACAATTAATGCTAATAGCAAGATGGAAAAAGAATAAAAAATCCACACAAAAATAAAAATTAAGCTTAAAATAATAAGACTTAAATATCCATCTTTTGCAATAAAATCTTTCATTCTTCTACTTTAACTTCAGTTTTAACTTCTTCGAGTTCTTGTAAACGAGTTGGTAAACCATTTTGATCCTCAAACTCTTTAATAATCTCACGCACTTTATTACCTTCAATAGTTTCTTCTTCATAAAGGGCTGCAACCATAGTCTCAATCGCTCCCTTATAAGTATTTAAAGTATCTTTAACATCTTTATAGCGTTCATCTAAGGTTTTCTTTACATAATCATCTAAAGATTCTGCCATCTTTTCAGAATAGTCTTTTATAGTTTGCCCACCACTTAAGAAAGTATTTCTTTGTTTTTCAAGCACCATAAGTCCTGCAATTTCACTCATACCATACATAGAAATCATAGCTTTTATGATATCGGTTGCTCTTTCTAAATCATTACTTGCACCCGTTGAAATTTCACCTATAAATACTTCTTCAGCCGCACGACCACCCAAAAGTACATCTACTTCAGCGATAAGTTCATGTTTTTGCATTAAAAATTTATTTTCTTCAGGGGTGTTTAATGTGTATCCTAAAGCCGCAAGACCACGTGGAATCACAGAAACTTTACTTACACGCTTTGCACCTTTGGTAGTTTCAGCAATCAAGGCATGACCACATTCATGATAAGTAACAATTTTCTTTTCTTTTTCATTAATACGACGTGATTTCTTCTCAAGTCCTGCTATAGCTCTTTCAACAGCTTCAACTAAATCATTTTGTTCTACATATTTTTTAGAATCCCTACCCGCTAAAAGCGCTGCTTCATTAATAATATTTGCAAGATCAGCTCCTGCAAGTCCTGCGGTTAAACGTGCTATATCTTCTACTTTAACTTTTGGGGATATTTTGACATCTTTCATGTGTACTTTTAAAATATCACACCTACCTTTAAAATCAGGTTTATCAACTAAAACTTGTCTATCAAACCTTCCTGGTCTTAAAAGCGCTGCATCTAAAACTTCTGGGCGATTTGTTGCTGCTAAAACAATGACTGGGGAACTTTCTGTCCCAAAGCCATCCATTTCAGCCAAAAGCTGATTTAAAGTTTGCTCTCTTTCATCGTTTCCACCCATCATGCCACTTGCTGCACGACTTTTACCAATAGCATCTATTTCATCTATAAAAACAATAGCAGGAGCTTCTTTTTTTGCATTTTCAAACAAATCTCTCACACGAGAAGCACCTACACCCACAAACATTTCTATAAAAGATGAACCTGAAACACTAAAAAACGGCACATCAGCTTCACCTGCAACTGCTTTTGCAAGCAAAGTTTTTCCTGTACCTGGAGGCCCAACAAGTAAAAGCCCTTTTGGAATTTTAGCTCCCAATTTAATATATCTTTCAGGATACTTTAAAAAATCTACAATTTCTTTTACTTCTTCTTTAGCTTCTTCAACACCAGCTACATCGCTAAATTTTACTTTAGGTTTTTCTGAATTTACAAGCTTCTTAGAACTTCCTATACCCAATATAGAACTTCCCATATTTTTTTGCATACGACTTGCCAAAAACATCCAAATACCAAAGAAAATAAATACTGGCAAAACCCATGAAAAAAGTATATCCGTAAACCAATTTGTTTCAGAATACGCACCATAAGCGATATTTTTACTATCTAGTAAACTCACAAGCTCAGGATCATTAACTTTTTTTGCTGTATAAACAGTATTGTGAGAGCTTGAAATCGCTTTGATTGTTGTTTGTCCTATGCTAACTTGATTGATTTGTCCACTTTCAATAAGCTTTTTTAACTCAGAATAAGGGACATTTTTATTTACTTCATTGCCATTCAATGCCCCGCCAAAAGAACCATTGCCATCAAAAAATCCCTTAAAAATAATTATCATTACAATTGCAAAAATCGCAAAAATAAAAATGGGATTTTTGTTAAAAAAATTATTACCCTGCGGATTACCCTTATTATTTGGGGTATTATTATTCATTACTTATCCTTTTTTATTATTTTTATATACAAAACTACACCACTCATTGATTTGCATTTCATCAATGAGTTCCAAATCTTGAAATTTTTCTTTAATTCTTGTTGAATATTTATCTAAAATTCCTGACAAAATAAGTATAGCATTATCTTCTAAATGGTTTTTAATATCTTTTTCTAAAATTAAAATCACATCTGCAATGATATTTGCAACAATTAGATTATATAAACCATTTGCTTTATCTATAGATCCACACCAAGCCTTGTGAAAATCGACACCATTTAATCTTGCATTTTCTAAAGAACTATCAATAGCCAACTCATCAGTATCACAAATTTCAACATTACAGCCAAACTTTGCCATAATAATACCCAAAATTCCACTACCACAACCAAGATCTAAGGCTCTTAATTTACTTTTAGAAAATTTTTGTAAAAATTTTACACAAGAATATGTGCTTTCGTGATGTCCTGAGCCAAAGGCTAAGGCTGGATTAATCTTTATATTTATACAATTCTTCTTTTCTTCTTGCCAAGTTGTATGGATGTAAACATTATCCACTAAGATAGGTTTTATGCCTTTTTTATATTCTTGTATCCAGTCCTTGTTTTCTTTCTCTACAAGACTTAAATTAGAAATAATTTTATGATTTAAATTGAAAGTAGTTGTAAGTTTTTGAGCAAATATTTCAAGTGCCCATGAAAACTCTTCTAAACTCTCATGGGATCTAATGTAAACACCATTATCTTTCTCTTCTATGGCTTCTATACCTAAATCAAAAGCAAAATCAAGAAATAAATTTTTATACTGCTCTTCTACGATAAAGAACAATTCATAATATTTTTTTTGCATTTAGAATTTTAAAAATCAGCCTTTACTCAGCTGCACCTTCTCCACTTCCTGTTCCTAAAACATCTTCAAGTTTTTCCTTTAAAACTTGTGGAGTAAAAGGTTTTACAATATAGTTATTTACGCCAGCTTTTAAAGCAGTAATCACTTCAGCTTTTCCGCCCTCAGTTGTAACCATGATGATAGGCATATCTTCATATTTTTTCTCTGCTCTTACTTTTTTTACCAACTCCAAGCCATTCATTTCTGGCATATTCCAATCTGTAATTAAAACTTTTACATCTTCATTTTTAGTTAATAAATCCCAAGCTTCAACGCCATGCTCAGCTTCTAAAACATCATCGTGTCCAAGTCTTGTTAGGGTATTTTTAATAATCCTTCTCATAGTAGAACTGTCATCAACAACTAACAATTTCACAATTTCGTCCTTTCAAAGTTTTTATAGTTTTATTTTACCCTTTTTAGCCTTATTAATCAAGCTAAAAAATTTTAAAAAACAGCATTATATCATCTTTTACTTAAATTTTTACTCAAATATTATTATTTTTATACTTAACCGTAAATAAATATACACTTAAACCTAAAAGAAGCAAGCTCACTCCACCGATAAGATAAATCGCATAAATCATCTGAGAAAGATCACCAATAGCAAGTTTAAATACCAACATCAAAGCTTCTATAGCTAAAGCAATGATAATAGAACCCAAAAATCTCACCATAGTTTTTTGAATTCCACCTTCTTCTTTTTTCGTCCTTCCTAATACTTCTTGTTCGATCAAAGTTTTTGCCAAATCAAAAATAGCTAAAGCCAAAGTTATAGCGATGGTACTTTCAAACATATGTTCTATACCTATAGCTTGATTATCAAAAAGACTAAAAAAACCTTTTTGAAATAAAAAACAAGTAATCACAAATAAAACCAGTGCGAAGCAAAAATATACCAAACGACTAAACTGAGTAAAAACAAACTCAAATTTTCCTGCTTGAATAATCTTTAAAATATCTTCAAGCTTGATATCAATACAAACAACAAAAAGCAAGTTATTTTTATCATCGTAAATTGGCATAGAAGCTGTCACGCAAAGCTCATTATTTAAAACCGAAGGATAAGGATCGCTCAAAACACATCGTCTTAATTTTACAGCTCTATAAAAATAAGAACGA encodes:
- a CDS encoding ferritin-like domain-containing protein — translated: MQKEFFQELQDILYEKNITIKFHSFQNFYEDFKSHKFIFNHEHQSIFKKNTSQQITLLHPTRIRRPKFLNSTHALAKIIHSVAHIEFNAINLALDASYRFKNLPLQFYYDWLEVADEEIKHFKLLNSALEELGYKYGDFPVHDNLESALEATKDSLSFRMGIVHRGLEAKGLDANPFVVQKLQSSNHSIKNLLMEYLEIILNDEIKHVKKGDTWWKFANQNKYNFIELCKTFKQFSLAGKKLNIQARIKAGFTQEECEVIEKFYS
- the pssA gene encoding CDP-diacylglycerol--serine O-phosphatidyltransferase, encoding MNNRPQLIYILPNLFTAASAFLGVISIIASIHGNYYTALIYIILSLICDGLDGRVARLTNSTSKFGVEFDSLADLVAFGVAPAVLFYMAIGYDFGKLGSLITAFFVVFGAIRLARFNVTTGTYEPSVFIGLPIPTAAVVSAIWTYAFISYDFLKPYGVVFLVLQAILGLLMVSNIRYPSFKKLDFNRSSVLKVLIILIIIFSFLYLYPLESLVILASLYVLYGIIRVLYTIIVSKFKTRNQE
- the prmA gene encoding 50S ribosomal protein L11 methyltransferase, encoding MQKKYYELFFIVEEQYKNLFLDFAFDLGIEAIEEKDNGVYIRSHESLEEFSWALEIFAQKLTTTFNLNHKIISNLSLVEKENKDWIQEYKKGIKPILVDNVYIHTTWQEEKKNCINIKINPALAFGSGHHESTYSCVKFLQKFSKSKLRALDLGCGSGILGIIMAKFGCNVEICDTDELAIDSSLENARLNGVDFHKAWCGSIDKANGLYNLIVANIIADVILILEKDIKNHLEDNAILILSGILDKYSTRIKEKFQDLELIDEMQINEWCSFVYKNNKKG
- a CDS encoding phosphatidylserine decarboxylase, producing MKDFIAKDGYLSLIILSLIFIFVWIFYSFSILLLALIVICIFLFRAPKRELVCSDEKAIFAPMDGRVTKIENIHHKDLGECVEITIKNALYDAGNFNTPFAMSIIDIRLRHGLFLCSELKSAKMMNERAFILAKVKENKTIALRIYAGSFDRKLKLDNISHDLKAGDRMGFLINGSISLLLPKDTRIHIGLNDEIKAGSLLGYFA
- the ftsH gene encoding ATP-dependent zinc metalloprotease FtsH, yielding MNNNTPNNKGNPQGNNFFNKNPIFIFAIFAIVMIIIFKGFFDGNGSFGGALNGNEVNKNVPYSELKKLIESGQINQVSIGQTTIKAISSSHNTVYTAKKVNDPELVSLLDSKNIAYGAYSETNWFTDILFSWVLPVFIFFGIWMFLASRMQKNMGSSILGIGSSKKLVNSEKPKVKFSDVAGVEEAKEEVKEIVDFLKYPERYIKLGAKIPKGLLLVGPPGTGKTLLAKAVAGEADVPFFSVSGSSFIEMFVGVGASRVRDLFENAKKEAPAIVFIDEIDAIGKSRAASGMMGGNDEREQTLNQLLAEMDGFGTESSPVIVLAATNRPEVLDAALLRPGRFDRQVLVDKPDFKGRCDILKVHMKDVKISPKVKVEDIARLTAGLAGADLANIINEAALLAGRDSKKYVEQNDLVEAVERAIAGLEKKSRRINEKEKKIVTYHECGHALIAETTKGAKRVSKVSVIPRGLAALGYTLNTPEENKFLMQKHELIAEVDVLLGGRAAEEVFIGEISTGASNDLERATDIIKAMISMYGMSEIAGLMVLEKQRNTFLSGGQTIKDYSEKMAESLDDYVKKTLDERYKDVKDTLNTYKGAIETMVAALYEEETIEGNKVREIIKEFEDQNGLPTRLQELEEVKTEVKVEE
- the cheY gene encoding chemotaxis response regulator CheY — encoded protein: MKLLVVDDSSTMRRIIKNTLTRLGHDDVLEAEHGVEAWDLLTKNEDVKVLITDWNMPEMNGLELVKKVRAEKKYEDMPIIMVTTEGGKAEVITALKAGVNNYIVKPFTPQVLKEKLEDVLGTGSGEGAAE
- the pglG gene encoding PDC sensor domain-containing protein translates to MYIKDIQRFEDNRYRARAYMSYILTRNLPNKLPDIHLETIKTALDKIAHEVVVFDALYILDISGMQIENAISLNKAHEIGQGEDRSTRSYFYRAVKLRRCVLSDPYPSVLNNELCVTASMPIYDDKNNLLFVVCIDIKLEDILKIIQAGKFEFVFTQFSRLVYFCFALVLFVITCFLFQKGFFSLFDNQAIGIEHMFESTIAITLALAIFDLAKTLIEQEVLGRTKKEEGGIQKTMVRFLGSIIIALAIEALMLVFKLAIGDLSQMIYAIYLIGGVSLLLLGLSVYLFTVKYKNNNI